One window from the genome of Bdellovibrio sp. NC01 encodes:
- a CDS encoding BatD family protein has protein sequence MTKIGSFLFFLSFTFAVVAGAATSVQSSVDRTEMAVGDSFTLTVSVVSNDDVDVQDPRVPSLGDFDLLNNWSSTAVAQKLVQGDKGMQFETQRRKEFHYMLSPKRDGTLSVSSYEVIVNGKVYRTQPIVIKVGGQSAGSQGNGVPKGPRPPTAPRMPHGFDDQFEDMDRAEEEIFNQLLQQRQRLMQQMQQQGGGNFPPDNNFGGGAAAGMANPAFRSLPTNPNEAFFISVEIDKTEVYEGEQVTVNWYVYTRGQMETLDRLKFPDLKGFWKEIIEEVPAIQFTEEIVNGVPWKKALLASHALFPIKEGTAVIDEYKIKSRVRLPGSGWSYQGKPYEYTKSSARVPIKVKPLPVDGRPSDFSGAVGQFELHDTVDNTTVPVNQPFSLKVRFEGAGNAKLIDLPALNLPSQLEQYDSKSEAKFFKNGRSFKEFEVLLIPRQEGDLTIPALSVSMFDPATSKYYTKKTQPITLKVVNNPNAPVGSSQRITDKGAPAKAAVVENKLPDVIMAWEPSAKASVMYQPWVWVVIFAGIIGSLLVKAQREFGWGRRQRTLKELVNKRYKGVDAALAKNEVRKVGAEMTNIFYLVMGNVSGEGGASLKIDDLLEMIPPSLRREHGTEITKTFEIFQTMSFAPEEMLGSLKDPATMKSNVERAKKVIAQMISAVDQKAE, from the coding sequence GTGACAAAGATTGGTAGTTTTCTATTCTTTCTGAGTTTCACGTTTGCTGTTGTAGCAGGTGCTGCAACGAGCGTGCAATCAAGTGTAGATAGAACTGAAATGGCCGTTGGTGATAGTTTCACTTTGACGGTTTCTGTCGTTTCAAATGATGACGTCGATGTGCAAGATCCACGCGTGCCAAGTCTTGGCGATTTCGATTTATTAAATAATTGGAGTTCCACAGCCGTTGCACAAAAACTTGTGCAAGGTGATAAGGGTATGCAATTTGAAACTCAAAGACGTAAAGAGTTTCATTACATGTTAAGTCCTAAACGTGATGGCACCTTGAGTGTGTCGTCGTATGAAGTGATCGTGAACGGCAAGGTTTATCGCACTCAACCCATCGTAATTAAAGTAGGCGGGCAATCTGCTGGCAGTCAGGGGAATGGTGTGCCGAAAGGTCCTCGTCCACCGACAGCACCAAGAATGCCACATGGTTTTGACGATCAATTCGAAGACATGGATCGCGCGGAAGAAGAAATCTTCAATCAACTTTTGCAACAGCGCCAACGTTTGATGCAACAAATGCAGCAACAAGGTGGCGGTAATTTCCCTCCGGATAATAATTTCGGCGGGGGAGCTGCCGCAGGAATGGCGAACCCAGCATTCCGCAGTCTTCCGACAAATCCAAATGAAGCTTTCTTTATCAGTGTTGAAATTGATAAGACAGAAGTTTACGAAGGCGAACAAGTGACTGTGAACTGGTATGTCTACACTCGCGGCCAGATGGAAACTTTGGATCGTTTGAAATTCCCAGATCTGAAAGGCTTCTGGAAAGAAATCATCGAAGAAGTTCCCGCGATTCAGTTTACAGAAGAAATCGTGAATGGTGTGCCATGGAAGAAAGCTTTGCTGGCATCACACGCATTGTTCCCAATTAAAGAAGGCACGGCGGTTATTGATGAATATAAAATCAAATCGCGTGTTCGTTTGCCGGGTTCTGGTTGGAGCTATCAAGGTAAACCTTACGAATACACAAAAAGTTCTGCACGCGTTCCTATCAAAGTAAAACCGTTGCCAGTGGACGGTCGTCCTTCTGATTTCTCGGGTGCGGTGGGGCAGTTTGAATTGCACGATACTGTTGATAACACAACGGTACCTGTGAATCAGCCTTTCAGTTTGAAAGTACGTTTTGAAGGTGCCGGCAATGCGAAATTGATCGACTTGCCAGCTTTGAACTTACCGTCGCAGCTTGAACAGTATGATTCAAAATCAGAAGCTAAGTTCTTTAAGAACGGTCGCAGCTTTAAAGAATTCGAAGTGTTGTTGATCCCGCGCCAAGAAGGTGATCTGACAATTCCGGCATTAAGTGTCAGCATGTTCGATCCGGCGACTTCAAAATATTATACGAAGAAAACACAACCGATTACGTTGAAGGTTGTAAATAATCCGAACGCACCCGTCGGTTCTTCACAACGAATCACTGATAAAGGCGCACCAGCGAAAGCGGCCGTTGTTGAAAACAAACTTCCTGACGTTATCATGGCGTGGGAACCTTCAGCCAAAGCCAGCGTCATGTATCAACCATGGGTGTGGGTAGTTATATTTGCAGGCATCATTGGTTCATTGTTGGTGAAAGCTCAACGTGAATTCGGTTGGGGCCGCAGACAACGCACTTTAAAAGAACTTGTGAATAAACGTTATAAAGGCGTCGATGCAGCACTTGCTAAAAATGAAGTGCGTAAAGTCGGTGCCGAAATGACAAACATCTTCTACCTGGTGATGGGTAACGTTTCAGGTGAAGGTGGGGCGTCACTTAAGATCGACGATTTGTTGGAAATGATTCCACCAAGTTTACGTCGTGAACACGGAACTGAAATCACTAAGACATTTGAAATCTTCCAAACGATGAGCTTTGCACCGGAAGAGATGTTGGGTTCTTTAAAAGACCCAGCGACGATGAAATCCAATGTAGAGCGCGCGAAAAAAGTAATCGCGCAAATGATCAGCGCAGTTGATCAGAAGGCAGAATAA
- a CDS encoding glutathione S-transferase family protein, with product MNPVDIYCMANQDRSDRVRWLLEEMGVPYKDHYLKKKLGDMNTLEYRSLNPMGRVPTINDNGTVIFESGAICLYLADRFPEAKMAPEINSPERADYLQWMVWSVGSLECVIARMFTHVSTPEETAVTHKFVKEQCEVLKLALIPVLARQEYILKSGFSAADIMLAAVLPGAWDYIVEPNPVIKAYMERLMNRPAAIKAKVFEMPVMA from the coding sequence ATGAATCCAGTCGATATTTATTGCATGGCCAATCAAGATCGTAGCGACCGCGTTCGTTGGTTGCTTGAAGAAATGGGTGTTCCTTATAAGGATCACTATTTGAAAAAGAAATTGGGCGATATGAACACTCTTGAATATCGTTCCTTGAACCCGATGGGCCGAGTACCAACAATTAACGACAATGGCACGGTAATTTTTGAATCGGGTGCGATCTGCTTGTATCTTGCGGATCGTTTTCCAGAAGCGAAAATGGCGCCGGAAATTAATTCTCCAGAACGCGCAGATTATTTGCAGTGGATGGTGTGGTCGGTTGGCAGTCTTGAGTGTGTTATTGCCAGAATGTTCACACACGTGTCGACACCAGAAGAAACTGCGGTGACTCACAAATTCGTAAAAGAGCAGTGCGAGGTTTTGAAACTTGCGTTGATTCCAGTTTTGGCTCGCCAAGAATATATTTTGAAAAGTGGTTTTTCGGCTGCTGATATTATGTTGGCAGCAGTTCTTCCGGGTGCATGGGATTATATCGTTGAACCAAATCCAGTGATTAAAGCTTACATGGAACGTTTGATGAATCGTCCTGCCGCAATTAAAGCCAAAGTGTTTGAAATGCCAGTGATGGCCTAG
- a CDS encoding tail fiber domain-containing protein, giving the protein MNVGTYTGISILIYFFLSVAQAAPNALTYQGRILKVDGTPLQFNNVSFSFEITSPDGLCVVYREQINGVNMVNSGGVFDVAIGSGTKSFPASSTFKILDAFANAGSLSCDGGSTYSPSFDDIRKLRVQFHDGSGWKTISPDAEIRSVPFAGHSLTASKLGTNTAADFLLKSVIPTCGAGSFLTWDGSALTCTGVSGASGGTVTNVTSANAYVTIANGTSTPQITLNVGTGANTVAAGNDARLVNAIQSGGTASGDLSGTYPGPTVKALQGVGVATTTPTSGQFLKFNGTNWSPATIATSDVSGLAASLSSYLSNSSFAGYVANANCTSSQTLYWNVSSSTFECQNITGTSQWSTSGSNIYYNSGNVGIGTNTPSAGLHVNGLSGIKLTDTFAATGATMNFNGSMFEIKNLDNGALNLYSPMAVGIYTAGSNRIMVDNTGKVGIGKTSPGYAVDVNGDVNVTGNFKVNGVNIATGGGTVTNVTVTAPLAVANGTTTPALSITKADTSTNGYLSSTDWNTFNGKLGTSSTFSGDVSGTSSTMSVDKIKGAAVTLTSLASGEFLKYNGSAWVNTALSTANLSDAGSIIKSSQMPANCSAGQTLTFSSPTGTWTCSNIQVTASNFSSQTANTFLAAPSGSAGTPTFRTIAAADLPTSAYVNGGNTIGANATIGLKDNYNLSIATNNTPRVVVSSAGKVAIGNTTPQSPLHVIGTQSAQVDYGVATFEDSSGNGLTMGLDASNGWAWLYGRSAGVSPRPVAIFAHNVDQTPDLIVSGGTVGINTSTPQAPLHVVGRNWGGVIVQESDNDNGGGTIAFYKSRGTPTAPTAVLAGDRLMGLYGMGAYSSSGWSTNSGAVQISAAENFTATNQGTLIDFGTTAIGSTTRQTRMTLSSAGLLGIGTQNPAAGLHMVGDGGVADDIQIDAFSSTASAGPAVFQTRARGTSSSPTAVLNGDTLGLLAFRGYDGSSYATAAAIVSRPENDWTTTASTKNAYLAFTTLASNSGTERMRITSAGRVGINTSTPATTLDVIGQGRFYTAAANVLQVVGAGTGYSDSVNGIMTVYSENTTGGSGNLFKAGSAYSPSAFVVKDSGNVGIGTSSPAYNLQVVGTAALSSSTTWTMASDARLKDIHGDYEYGLNAILKLHTVRYNYKKDNALKLPSDKKLIGFIAQEVQKVIPDAVIKRDDGYLTLNVDPIHWAMVNAVQELNGKCEMSQAQISSVAERVTKNERDIASLKEENRELRAKLEQQQKDLNAIKAKLGL; this is encoded by the coding sequence ATGAATGTTGGAACGTACACTGGAATAAGCATTCTCATTTATTTCTTCTTGTCTGTAGCACAAGCAGCGCCGAATGCGTTGACCTATCAAGGTCGCATTTTAAAAGTCGACGGCACGCCTTTGCAGTTTAATAATGTCAGTTTCAGTTTTGAAATCACGAGCCCTGATGGTTTGTGCGTGGTTTATCGCGAACAAATCAACGGCGTGAATATGGTGAACTCGGGCGGTGTGTTTGATGTGGCCATCGGTTCGGGCACGAAGTCATTTCCCGCTTCTTCAACTTTTAAAATCTTAGATGCATTTGCAAACGCCGGAAGTTTGAGCTGCGATGGCGGCTCGACATACAGTCCTTCATTTGATGATATTCGTAAACTGCGCGTGCAGTTTCATGATGGCAGTGGGTGGAAAACGATTTCTCCGGATGCAGAAATTCGTTCGGTTCCGTTTGCTGGGCATTCGTTAACAGCTTCTAAGCTTGGCACAAATACGGCGGCTGACTTTTTATTGAAGTCGGTAATTCCAACGTGTGGTGCTGGCAGTTTTTTGACGTGGGATGGAAGTGCGCTGACGTGTACAGGTGTCAGTGGAGCTAGTGGTGGTACAGTTACGAATGTTACCTCCGCCAATGCTTACGTCACGATCGCGAATGGAACTTCAACTCCGCAAATTACTTTAAATGTCGGTACGGGTGCGAACACTGTCGCCGCTGGTAACGATGCGCGCTTAGTAAATGCTATTCAATCGGGTGGTACTGCGAGCGGTGACTTAAGTGGTACTTATCCAGGTCCCACGGTCAAAGCTTTGCAAGGTGTCGGCGTCGCCACTACAACTCCGACGTCAGGTCAGTTCTTGAAATTCAACGGCACGAATTGGTCACCTGCGACGATTGCCACTTCCGATGTTTCAGGTTTAGCGGCGTCGTTGAGTTCTTATTTATCAAATTCAAGTTTTGCGGGTTATGTTGCTAATGCAAATTGCACGAGCTCACAAACTCTTTATTGGAACGTCAGTTCTTCGACATTTGAATGTCAAAATATCACGGGCACTTCGCAGTGGAGTACGAGCGGTAGCAATATTTACTACAATTCTGGCAACGTCGGAATTGGCACGAACACTCCTTCCGCAGGTCTTCATGTCAACGGTTTGTCAGGGATTAAACTCACTGACACGTTTGCCGCGACAGGCGCGACCATGAATTTCAATGGCTCGATGTTTGAGATTAAAAACTTAGATAATGGCGCATTGAATTTGTACTCGCCCATGGCTGTTGGAATTTATACGGCAGGCAGCAATCGTATTATGGTCGATAATACCGGTAAAGTTGGTATCGGTAAGACATCACCGGGTTACGCGGTTGATGTGAACGGTGATGTCAATGTCACTGGTAATTTTAAAGTAAACGGTGTCAATATTGCGACGGGTGGTGGAACTGTGACGAATGTCACTGTCACTGCGCCATTGGCTGTTGCAAATGGCACGACGACGCCCGCATTAAGTATCACAAAAGCAGATACCTCAACAAATGGTTACTTGAGTTCGACTGATTGGAACACTTTCAACGGTAAACTTGGTACGTCTTCGACATTTAGTGGTGACGTCAGTGGGACAAGTTCCACGATGAGTGTTGATAAAATCAAAGGTGCTGCGGTGACGTTGACGTCATTGGCTTCAGGTGAGTTTTTAAAATATAACGGCAGTGCATGGGTGAATACCGCACTTTCGACTGCGAATTTAAGTGATGCGGGCAGTATTATTAAATCTTCGCAGATGCCAGCGAACTGTTCCGCGGGTCAGACATTAACCTTCTCGAGCCCCACAGGAACTTGGACGTGTTCAAACATTCAAGTGACGGCTTCTAATTTTTCATCGCAAACGGCGAACACATTCTTGGCGGCTCCTTCTGGATCTGCGGGCACGCCGACATTTAGAACAATTGCCGCTGCCGATTTACCAACAAGTGCGTATGTGAATGGTGGCAACACGATTGGTGCCAATGCGACCATCGGTTTAAAAGATAATTATAATTTGAGTATCGCCACCAACAATACTCCGCGAGTGGTGGTATCTAGTGCGGGTAAAGTTGCGATCGGCAATACGACTCCGCAATCACCTTTGCATGTGATTGGCACGCAGAGCGCGCAAGTCGATTATGGTGTTGCAACATTTGAAGATTCTTCTGGCAATGGACTAACTATGGGTCTTGATGCTTCAAATGGTTGGGCGTGGTTGTATGGTCGTTCAGCTGGCGTGAGTCCGCGTCCTGTCGCCATCTTTGCGCACAACGTAGATCAAACTCCTGATTTGATCGTTTCAGGCGGTACAGTTGGGATCAATACGAGTACGCCACAGGCTCCGTTGCACGTTGTGGGACGCAATTGGGGCGGGGTGATCGTGCAAGAATCCGATAACGACAATGGCGGCGGCACGATTGCGTTTTACAAGTCGCGTGGTACGCCGACAGCACCAACAGCGGTATTAGCAGGGGATCGTTTGATGGGCTTGTACGGCATGGGTGCCTATTCGTCATCAGGTTGGTCGACGAATTCGGGTGCCGTGCAAATTTCTGCTGCTGAAAATTTCACTGCGACAAATCAAGGAACACTCATTGATTTCGGTACAACCGCGATTGGTTCAACGACTCGCCAAACGCGCATGACATTATCGTCAGCAGGTTTATTAGGGATTGGAACTCAGAACCCAGCTGCTGGTTTGCACATGGTCGGTGATGGCGGCGTCGCGGATGATATTCAGATCGATGCATTTAGCTCGACGGCTTCTGCGGGACCAGCCGTTTTTCAAACTCGTGCGCGGGGAACATCGTCGTCGCCAACAGCCGTATTGAATGGTGACACCTTAGGCTTGTTAGCGTTCAGAGGTTACGATGGTTCCTCTTATGCGACTGCGGCAGCAATTGTTTCTCGTCCTGAAAATGATTGGACGACAACGGCATCAACTAAGAATGCGTATTTAGCGTTTACAACTTTAGCGAGCAACTCGGGCACTGAGCGCATGCGTATTACTTCAGCGGGACGTGTGGGGATTAATACTTCGACTCCTGCCACGACTTTGGATGTTATTGGGCAAGGACGTTTTTATACGGCGGCAGCGAATGTTCTGCAGGTGGTCGGCGCGGGTACGGGATATTCGGATTCAGTAAATGGTATTATGACGGTTTATTCTGAAAATACGACGGGTGGTTCGGGTAACTTATTTAAAGCTGGTTCCGCTTACTCTCCGAGTGCCTTTGTCGTGAAAGATTCCGGTAACGTCGGTATCGGTACTTCAAGTCCTGCTTATAACTTACAAGTTGTGGGTACAGCGGCGTTAAGCTCTTCAACAACATGGACGATGGCATCAGATGCGCGACTTAAAGATATTCATGGTGATTATGAATATGGTTTGAATGCAATTTTAAAATTGCACACGGTTCGTTATAACTACAAAAAAGATAATGCCTTGAAATTGCCAAGCGATAAAAAGTTAATCGGTTTCATCGCCCAAGAAGTGCAAAAAGTAATTCCTGATGCGGTGATTAAGCGTGACGACGGTTATCTGACTTTGAATGTCGATCCAATTCATTGGGCGATGGTAAATGCCGTGCAAGAGCTGAACGGCAAGTGTGAAATGTCGCAAGCGCAAATTTCTTCGGTCGCCGAACGAGTGACTAAGAACGAGCGCGACATCGCATCGCTAAAAGAAGAAAACCGCGAATTGCGCGCAAAACTCGAGCAACAACAAAAAGATCTCAACGCAATCAAAGCGAAACTAGGGCTTTAG
- a CDS encoding tetratricopeptide repeat protein, whose amino-acid sequence MPKLSSKAGALLCGVVAMVLSGCGNNDLHLKTLQLNREGNKALKANTFQIAGDKYISALGYNPFLPELHLNLGLSFEMLNQAEKAEQSYKEAERLAEKSGDLRTLFMARFNQAQLLGKAKKIDEALELYQKCLDIVPTSKEVKINIELLTQSQQGKGGSDQQQNKDQNQKGNQNQQQQNKDGKDQKDQKDQNKDGDDKDKKDEQQKKEYQNSAKYKPRQFNGKELSEGDVKKILGEIKQQESKIRAEFNRKEVKEQPRDKDW is encoded by the coding sequence ATGCCTAAACTATCTTCCAAAGCGGGAGCTCTGTTGTGCGGCGTTGTTGCGATGGTGCTTTCGGGATGTGGAAATAATGATTTGCATTTGAAGACTTTGCAGTTGAATCGTGAGGGGAATAAGGCTCTTAAGGCTAATACTTTTCAGATTGCTGGGGATAAGTATATTTCGGCGTTGGGGTACAATCCGTTTTTGCCAGAGCTTCATTTGAATCTGGGTTTGTCGTTTGAGATGTTGAATCAAGCGGAAAAAGCAGAGCAATCTTATAAAGAAGCGGAACGCTTGGCTGAAAAAAGTGGTGATCTGCGCACGCTATTTATGGCGCGGTTCAATCAAGCGCAGCTTCTTGGTAAAGCAAAAAAAATCGATGAAGCTTTAGAGCTTTATCAAAAATGTTTGGATATCGTGCCGACGTCGAAAGAAGTGAAGATCAATATTGAATTATTGACGCAATCACAACAGGGCAAAGGCGGATCTGATCAACAGCAGAACAAAGATCAGAACCAAAAAGGCAATCAGAACCAACAGCAACAAAACAAAGACGGTAAAGATCAAAAGGATCAAAAAGATCAGAATAAAGACGGCGACGATAAAGATAAAAAGGACGAACAGCAGAAAAAAGAATATCAAAATTCTGCGAAGTACAAACCTCGCCAATTTAATGGCAAAGAGTTGTCCGAAGGCGACGTCAAAAAGATCTTAGGAGAGATTAAACAGCAGGAATCAAAAATCCGTGCTGAGTTTAATCGTAAAGAAGTGAAGGAGCAGCCACGTGACAAAGATTGGTAG
- a CDS encoding VWA domain-containing protein, with protein MFRFENLSAFNYLWVIPVIIVLGYIFDLRSRKRMEAAIGTRLYPFLSSSVSSKKRTLKTFLQVLAVFFFVVALARPQMGQSKTEVKSEGVELIFAVDVSDSMMAEDVKPSRLAQAKAELSRLVDMMPGNKIGVLAFAGSAALLSPITNDPGSIKMYLDSLDTNSVSSQGTSFKEALAAAKDAFDRGGVTTDETVKVTRVILIASDGEDNEPGALEEAKKLTDEGIRIFTVAYGTEKGGAIPERDGMGFLKGYKKDRGGETVITTVKGDALRALAEAGKGSFYFATFGGDQTKHLVEDINKLEKTQFDTTMATQYDERFQAFLLLGVLIALIELVLGERRNSFKFWKGRFEVPNA; from the coding sequence ATGTTTAGATTTGAAAACCTTTCTGCCTTTAACTATCTGTGGGTGATTCCAGTTATTATCGTTCTGGGTTACATCTTTGATTTGCGCAGTCGTAAACGTATGGAAGCGGCAATTGGCACACGCCTTTATCCGTTTCTTTCTTCGTCGGTTTCTTCTAAGAAACGGACTTTGAAAACATTCTTGCAAGTTCTTGCCGTGTTCTTCTTTGTCGTAGCTTTAGCGCGCCCACAAATGGGCCAAAGTAAAACCGAAGTGAAGAGCGAAGGCGTTGAGCTGATTTTCGCCGTAGACGTTTCTGACAGTATGATGGCGGAAGATGTTAAACCATCGCGCTTGGCACAAGCAAAAGCCGAACTCAGTCGTTTGGTCGACATGATGCCTGGAAATAAAATCGGTGTGTTGGCATTTGCTGGTTCAGCGGCATTGTTATCGCCAATTACGAACGATCCGGGTTCCATCAAAATGTACTTGGACTCTTTAGACACAAACTCTGTTTCATCGCAAGGGACAAGCTTTAAAGAAGCTTTAGCTGCTGCGAAAGATGCATTTGATCGTGGTGGTGTGACAACGGATGAAACTGTGAAGGTGACACGTGTGATCTTGATTGCTTCAGACGGTGAAGACAACGAACCAGGAGCCCTGGAAGAAGCGAAGAAATTAACTGATGAAGGTATTCGTATTTTCACGGTCGCTTACGGCACTGAAAAAGGTGGCGCGATTCCAGAGCGTGATGGCATGGGCTTCCTAAAAGGTTATAAAAAAGATCGTGGTGGCGAAACAGTTATCACGACAGTTAAAGGTGATGCCCTTCGTGCGTTGGCCGAAGCCGGTAAAGGCAGTTTCTATTTCGCGACCTTCGGTGGCGATCAAACGAAACACCTAGTTGAAGATATTAATAAATTAGAAAAAACGCAGTTCGATACAACCATGGCAACACAATACGATGAGCGCTTCCAAGCTTTCTTGTTATTGGGAGTCCTCATCGCCTTGATCGAATTAGTTCTTGGTGAGCGTCGCAATTCCTTCAAATTCTGGAAGGGACGTTTTGAGGTGCCCAATGCCTAA
- a CDS encoding HAD family hydrolase → MSIKAVFLDLGGVIVEVSWKPVLIEMGYTEAEAQDEIISLVGNWENHHRYERGEISELEFFVGLGDLIQKPETKALITAWNKMLIRPLPGVEDIFAKFKGRIPLMALSNTNLTHVEYMQKNFSFLKMFDHVFTSHELGHRKPEQECYLKAAAIAQLEPSEILFIDDNPDNVDAAIRAGYKAELSVNSTSDTIRLIERYLTL, encoded by the coding sequence ATGAGTATCAAAGCGGTCTTTTTAGATTTAGGTGGCGTCATCGTCGAAGTCAGTTGGAAACCCGTCTTGATCGAGATGGGTTACACTGAAGCCGAGGCCCAAGACGAAATTATTTCTTTAGTTGGAAATTGGGAAAATCATCATCGTTATGAACGCGGTGAAATTTCCGAATTAGAATTCTTTGTTGGTCTTGGCGATTTGATTCAAAAACCTGAAACCAAAGCTTTGATCACGGCATGGAATAAAATGCTCATTCGTCCCCTACCCGGTGTGGAAGACATATTTGCAAAGTTTAAAGGTCGTATTCCTTTGATGGCTCTATCAAATACAAATCTGACCCATGTTGAATACATGCAGAAGAATTTTTCATTCTTAAAAATGTTCGATCATGTGTTCACAAGTCATGAACTCGGCCATCGCAAACCTGAACAGGAATGCTATTTAAAGGCCGCAGCCATTGCACAGCTTGAACCTTCTGAGATTTTATTTATCGATGACAATCCGGATAATGTCGATGCGGCGATTCGCGCGGGATACAAGGCAGAACTGTCGGTGAATTCTACGTCAGACACCATTCGTCTTATCGAACGATATCTGACGCTATAA